One genomic region from Phoenix dactylifera cultivar Barhee BC4 unplaced genomic scaffold, palm_55x_up_171113_PBpolish2nd_filt_p 000390F, whole genome shotgun sequence encodes:
- the LOC120105899 gene encoding stress-associated endoplasmic reticulum protein 2-like, with protein MTTSRRLPDRKVAKFQKNIMKRGSVPETMVKKGNDYPVGPILLGFFVFVVIGSSIFQIIRTATSGGMA; from the exons ATG ACTACTTCAAGACGCCTACCAGACAGAAAAGTtgcaaaatttcagaaaaatataaTGAAGAGGGGGTCTGTTCCTGAGACAATGGTTAAAAAGGGAAATGACTATCCTGTTGGGCCAATTCTGCTTGGGTTTTTTGTCTTTGTGGTCATTGGATCAT CTATATTTCAGATAATCAGGACTGCTACGAGCGGGGGGATGGCTTAA